The following proteins come from a genomic window of Candidatus Methylomirabilota bacterium:
- a CDS encoding adenylate/guanylate cyclase domain-containing protein: MTSPAPAGPSGGDGPATPAEAQSSPPLLDLFRRRLRVKVITLIVAVLIVGFGVLVTLNIQREARALVDRHQESARLLAGSILAAIENGMLEGRPDIIRQLVQGLQTELKDVRRIDVYRRNGVEAFTDMETVNEVNRIAGLEQSLIDRIAKMRREPGTRISHPLFTRAVQTIEPQETEEGLDGARVLTLFRPLRNLDKCQECHGTDHQVRGVVRVSLGLDKLEGELRAARMRQVTVAGLTILGVAVCLVVSMGRLVLKPIARVSAAARRIGAGDFDTRVEAPSTDEIGDLGRVINDMAGHLRTARAELEARNAELATALQNLKESMQKVELLEQLKGELVKFVPEAVTRLLEQNPDARELEKREADVSVLFLDVEGYTRLSEQLPPQRLNRMIQDYFGNFLEIIRAHHGDVNETAGDGLMVIFQSEGSPTRHALNAAGTAFELLARVAQLNQEFAGIYPPVAIHVGINSGPALVGATKIDAAGGGRWTFTATGPTTNLAARVAGLTKGGEVKVGPETAERIKGHYVLEDTGEHQLKNVSRPVRVYRLVPAGVYTSVQI; encoded by the coding sequence GTGACGAGCCCCGCGCCCGCCGGTCCCTCGGGCGGGGACGGCCCCGCCACCCCGGCCGAGGCGCAGAGCTCGCCCCCCCTCCTCGACCTCTTCCGCCGGCGCCTGCGGGTCAAGGTCATCACCCTGATCGTCGCCGTTCTGATCGTCGGGTTCGGCGTCCTGGTGACGTTGAACATCCAGCGGGAAGCCCGGGCGCTGGTGGACCGCCACCAGGAGTCGGCGCGCCTGCTGGCCGGGTCCATCCTGGCCGCCATCGAGAACGGCATGCTGGAGGGGCGGCCGGACATCATCCGCCAGCTCGTCCAGGGCTTGCAAACCGAGCTCAAGGATGTCCGCCGGATCGATGTCTATCGCCGGAACGGCGTCGAGGCCTTCACCGACATGGAGACCGTCAACGAGGTGAACCGCATCGCCGGGCTCGAGCAGAGCCTGATCGACCGGATCGCCAAGATGCGCCGTGAGCCCGGGACGCGGATCAGCCACCCGCTCTTCACGCGCGCCGTCCAGACCATCGAACCCCAGGAGACCGAGGAGGGCCTCGACGGCGCCCGGGTTCTCACCCTCTTCCGGCCCCTCCGGAACCTCGACAAGTGCCAGGAGTGCCACGGCACCGACCACCAGGTGCGCGGGGTGGTCCGGGTCAGCCTGGGCCTCGACAAGCTGGAGGGGGAGCTGCGGGCGGCCCGGATGCGCCAGGTCACCGTGGCCGGCCTGACCATCCTCGGCGTCGCCGTCTGCCTGGTGGTCTCCATGGGCCGGCTGGTGCTGAAGCCCATCGCCCGGGTCAGCGCGGCCGCCCGCCGGATCGGCGCCGGCGACTTCGACACCCGCGTGGAGGCGCCCAGCACGGACGAGATCGGGGACCTCGGCCGCGTCATCAACGACATGGCCGGCCACCTCCGGACAGCCCGGGCCGAGCTCGAGGCCCGCAACGCCGAGCTGGCCACGGCGCTCCAGAACCTCAAGGAGTCGATGCAGAAGGTGGAGCTCCTGGAGCAGCTCAAGGGGGAGCTCGTCAAGTTCGTGCCGGAAGCGGTCACCCGGCTCCTCGAGCAGAACCCCGACGCCCGCGAGCTCGAGAAGCGCGAGGCCGACGTCTCCGTGCTCTTCCTCGACGTGGAAGGCTACACGCGCCTCTCGGAGCAGCTCCCCCCGCAGCGACTGAACCGGATGATCCAGGACTACTTCGGGAACTTCCTGGAGATCATTCGCGCCCATCACGGCGACGTCAACGAGACCGCCGGGGACGGCCTCATGGTGATCTTCCAGAGCGAGGGGAGCCCCACGCGCCACGCCCTCAACGCCGCCGGCACGGCCTTCGAGCTTTTGGCCCGGGTGGCCCAGCTCAACCAGGAGTTCGCCGGGATCTACCCGCCGGTCGCCATCCACGTCGGGATCAACAGCGGGCCGGCGCTGGTGGGAGCGACGAAGATCGACGCCGCCGGCGGCGGGCGGTGGACGTTCACCGCCACCGGACCGACGACCAACCTGGCCGCCCGCGTCGCCGGGCTCACCAAAGGGGGCGAGGTCAAGGTGGGGCCCGAGACGGCCGAGCGCATCAAGGGCCACTACGTGCTGGAGGACACCGGCGAGCACCAGCTCAAGAACGTCTCGCGCCCGGTCCGCGTCTACCGGCTGGTCCCGGCCGGCGTCTACACGTCCGTCCAGATCTGA